In the genome of Leptotrichia sp. HSP-536, the window TGTAAAAAAGTATTGCTGCCATTGGGAATAGATTTTAAAGAAGCGGATGGAGATGAAAAACTCCCATTTGAAAATGAATATTTTGACATAATTACCAATCGGCATGGGGCTTATAATGTTACAGAATTAAAAAGAGTCTTGAAAAAAGATGGAATTTTTATTACACAGCAGGTAGGGGCAGAAAATGATAGGGAACTTGTCGAAATGTTACTACCTAAATATAAAGATTTACCGTACGCTGAGCACTATCTCAATATTAAACAGCAGGAAATTTCTGAACAAGGATTTGAAATATTAGAAAGTGGGGAAACATTTCAACCAATAAAGTTTTTTGATACAGAAGCTCTTGTATGGTTTGCAAAAATTATTGAATGGGAATTTCCAAATTTTTCAGTCGAAAGCCATCTTGACAATTTGTATAAAGTACAGGAAATAATTGAGTCAAATGGAGCAGTGGAAGGAAGGATTCACAGGTTTTATATTGTGGGTAAGAAGATTTGAAACAGTAAAAATCAGAAATACAGGAAATCGGAAAAAATTATTAAAAGATAAAATGGATTGGAAAGGCGGTAAAAATAATGAATCTTATAGATAAAAATACCAAAGTTTACTATATAAGCACTTTTTTACTATTTTTAGCTTCCACAATGCCACATTCCATTCTGACTGTACTTTTTCTGAAAAAAGGCTTGTTAATGTCGCAGATTGTGCTAATGCAATCTTTTTTTAACCTTTCAATGATTATTTTTGAGATTCCAAGCGGAGTAATGTCGGATTTATATTCACGTAAAAAAGTCTATATTTTATCATTGCTCACATTGATTATAACTTTTTTCCTAATTATATTTTCTAAAAGCCTATTTTGGTTATCAGTTGCATATACAATATATGGATTGGCAAATGCACTGGAAACTGGAACACTTGATGTAATTTTAATAAATAGTTTGAAAAATAATGAAACTGGATTGCAAAAATTTTTAAAATATCAAAAGCAAATTTCGACTTTTTCCTCCATTTTAGGTTCAGGAATAGGATTTTTACTTTATTTTAAGATAGGTGTAAATATTTATTTTATTTCTATTACTTTGATACTTATCAATATATTGCTAACAGTCTTATTTTTTTCCGATGAGAATAAAAAAGCAAATGAAAATATAAACTTTCAAATTTTTAAAAGGCATATAGCCGAGTGCATTTCTGAATTAAAAGAAAAAAGAGTAATGAAGTATTATTTTATATTTTTTGGAATTATACAAATTTTTATTCAAAGCCATTTTCAGTTATGGCAAAAACTTTTTTTAGATAAAGGAATTGGAGAAAAGAATTTTTTTGTAATGTATGTGCTGTTTCAAATAATTGTAATTATTGCATACAATACAAATATTCTGCTTATAAATATGAAAAAATTGTACTTGTTATTAATTTCAATATTTTTAATGGCAATAACTGTAATAATATTAAAAAATAATCTAATATTTACAGGAATATACCTAATATTATGCACAATCTTTTTCATAATTAACTACTATTTTGAATTTAACTTTAATAAAATCCTGTCAAAAGAAAAAATAAGTGCAATAACTTCAATGAAATCATTTTTTTCAAGGATTTTTTCATTCGGAACGTTATTTGTTTCTAGTTTATTATTAAGAAAAATTAGTGTTGTTAATTTATTTGTGATAAATGTTACAGTTGTTATTTTTGTGGTTATGTATCTAATTTTTAGAATTAATAAATCTGTTCGAATCAAGGCGTAAAATAATACTGGTTGTGGAAATGATGAATAATGTTGAAGGAATAAAAAAACTTAAAGAAGAAAAGATGTTCAGGGTATTTTTATATAAAAAAAGACAATACTGATATTCGATTCAATGTTTCTGAGGAAGAAATAAAGGAAAAATTTGGAAATGTAAAATTTAGTGAAACTCCAGATGAATTTATAAATAAATATGGTATAACAAATTAATATGGCTAAAACTATAGTAGAACAATATGAAAAAAGAAAAAACGAACTACCTGTTGGAACAAGACAAAATATTATTATTGATGCTAGAGGACAAGGAATCACTTATTCACAAGAACAAAAAATAATCCAGAAAATAATTGAAAAATCTAATGGAACAATAAAAAAATCAGATATAACAATATGGAAATAGAAAGGAAGAAAAAATGGAAGAATTATCAACAAAAGAATACAATGAACTATATAAAAAATATTTTAAAGAAATTTTCAATAAACCAATGAAAGACTTTGGATTTAAAAAGAAAGGAACAGGACGATTTTGCAAATTAAATAAAATAGGATTATTTGAATATATAGGTTTTTTTAGATATTATCATGAATTAAGAGTAGAGTATGCAATAATACCGATATATAGTTATATAATGAAAAATTCTATAGGAAATGGTGCAAAAACGGCATTTGTAGATTTGGATGGAGAAGAAAAAATGGAAGAAGGAATGAAAAGTATTTTAGAGGAAATAGAAAATAAAATAATTCCTTGGTTTAAAAAATATGAAGATTTAGATACTTTTTTTGAAGAAGTAGTAGAAAATGATAGAAAGTATTTTTGGTCTGACATTTATAAATATTTATTCAGAGCGACTACTTTTGCAAAGTTTAAAAAATATTCAAAAATACAGGAGAATATAGATAAAGTAAGAGAAGAATACAATAAACTTCCAGATGAAGAAAAAGCATATGACTTTTATAATGTTATATTAAAAGAAGTAGATGAATTAGAAGAAAAATTAAAAGAAGGAGAAGAAAGTGTAGAAAAACATATTGAGGCAATGGAGTATAAATCACTATTGGCCTGGAAAATGGAGAAATTATTGAAAAATAAATCTAAATGAATTTGTGGAAATGAAAAATCATCCACTCCAAACTCTACTGAAGTTAAAACTATGATAAATCATGGTAAAGAGAATTTAAAAAGAGGTGTATACTAATGAACTATCTAAAAAAAATAATTATTTTTTTTCTGATTGGTATCAGTGTAAATTGTAAAGAAATAGCTAGAATAAATAATAATATAAGAGATGATAAAAATTGGTTAAATATGGAAATAGAGAAAGATGAAAAAATAAAAATATTAAAAACAAAACAAAAATTATCTTTATGTCCTAAAGAATATAATTTATCAAATTTTTTGGTTTCAAGTTGCTCCCTTTTGATAGATAAAGATAAAATAAAAGAATTTACTATAAAAGAAGATGAATTAAAAAATTATAGTGATGAAATTAAAAATTTAGTAAAACAATTAGAAAAAAAAATGTATTTATCAAAGGGTATATCAGTTATTCCAATTGGAAATATTGATTTTTCTGAAACAACATTTTTTTATGAAAAGATAATTGATTCAGAAGTAATAATATATTTATCAAAAGATTTTAATTATTATTTAGATTTGCATGAATATGAAAAAATGAAAAAAAAGATGGAAAAAATAGATGATTTTCAAGATAAATTAAAAAAAATAGAAAAAGTAGCAGAATACATTTATTCTAAGAAAGAAGAATATAAAACTATAATTAATTTCAATTCTAATTTTAGGATTTATTCAGATTTTCATAAATATTTAAATTTTTCTAAAGAAGTATATTTTGAAGATTGGTTTCTAGATACTTATTACTATTCTTTGAACGAGGATTTAATAAAATTGTATAATTTACTTGAAAATAATAAAAAATAGAAAAAGTTAATACAGAAAAATTTTAAATTAGAAATTGAAAGTGAGAGTTGAATTATAAAATTTCAAATAATCGTTGTTGTAAAAGACAGCGGTTATTTTTTGTTTTGAAATAGGCTCATATTAGCCCTATAACAAAAAAATTTTGCATCAGGTAGGATATTTTTTTTGTACCCAAAAACGATTTAACAAACGCTATGGCTTAATATTGTGTAATATAAACTTTATCTTCATTTTCAATCAATTTCTCAAATTCTCCAGTTGTTTCAGTTCTTTTTATTCTCTATCTAAAAAGGGAGAAAATAAACAAATTCTGAATATTTCTCCCTAATTTACTTTCATTATTAATTTTTAAAAACAAATTTCTTGATTAAAAATCACTTTTTAAAATTTCCCCTTTTCTCAAATCGCTTCTCATTTTTTGAATAATATCATCCATTTCATCCAGTTTTTTCAAAATTTTCTTTTCTTCAGGGCTTGTTGTAATAATTTTACTGATTCCACCATTTTTTATTATAATTCGTTTATCCGCTATTAGTGCCAATGTTGGGTCGTGTGTTGCCATTAATACGATTTTATCTGAGGAAACAAGTAATTCCAAGGCTTTTTTCCTGTCAATTCCTGCATTTTCAATTTCGTCAATTAGGACAATTGGAGATGAGCTTAAAATGGCTGTGTCGGCAATCATCAAAGCACGGGATTGTCCACCGCTTAGGGCTGTGATTGCAGTAGTTAAGTCAAATTGCTCTCCAGCCAGATTGTTTGCGGCGGTAATGATTTTTTCCACAGTTTCATCAATGTTTTCAATCATTCGGCTTTGAGCGTGCAGTTCTAGAAATTCCTTTACTGATAAATCCATAACGAAGTTCATGTTTTGTGATAATTGTGCGACTAGTTTGTTGTTTGAGGAATAACGCCATTTTTTGTCTGGAAGTTCACCGTTTATAAGAATTTGACGCTGTGTTGGAGTATCTTTCTGGGCAGTCCATTCGATGTCGGCAAGAAGTCTTGATTTTCCAGAACCTGTAGGCCCAACAATAGAAATTATTTCTGATTTATAAATATCAAGTCGCTCAAATCCCTCTTTATTCCCAGATTTATCTTGCCCAGCGACAATTGTAAGCATATCAATCGAATTTTCCTCTTCCATTCCCAAAAAAAGTTTCATCTGCTCAATATAATCAACTAGACTTTCCTCAATTTTTTCCACATCCAGTGCAAAGTCCTCGATTTTATCTTCTGCAAAAGTTACGATGAACTCGTGAAATGTCTTATCCTGAAAAGTTTCCACAGGCAAGTTGTTTTCCGTAAAAAAGTTTTCTGCAAAGGGATATTTCTTGCTAAGTTCACTAATAGTCAATTTATTTATTAAATCGTTATTTTTCATATTTTTTCCTTTTTTATTATTTTTATCTATTTTTTTACTGCTGTAAATTCATTTTTCGGACATTACCCATCTGGTATTTTTCACCAATTCTCTTTTCTCCTAAGCAGTAAGAGCAAAGTGCCGATGGCATTGGAAATCTAAGTTCCATTCCCTGAACGCTGTCTATTTCCAGTTCTTTTTCGTAAAGAAGTGTACTTAATTCGTACGCTCCTTGTCCAGTAAGACCGTTAACGTGCATTGTTACAGCTTTTGGATTTACAGAGTTCACACGTGAGGCAAAAACTTCACGTTCAGCTTGTGAAACAATGTCCCCTTTGGTAATAATCACAATATCAGCGGCTTTTAATAATGGTCCAATCTTTTTAGGTGTATTAATTCCTGATAAATTGTCGATTACACAGACTCCCTTAATGTCCTTGATATATGGCGAACATCTGTTGCAAAGTCCTGCCGATTCTGTAATTAATATTGAAAGCCCAAGGCTGTTTCCCCATTGCACGACTTCCTCGATATTTGATACGAAGAAATGATCTGGGCATAAAGCTCCTGAAATTCCTTTTTTTACTGGAATTCCTGCTTTTGCGTATAATTTGTCATCATCTGTGTAAAGGCAGTCAAATTTTACTACTCCAACTGACATCCCTTGTGATTTTAAGGCTTCTACTGTTTTTAGAATAACACTTGTTTTTCCTGATGATGGTGGGCCTGAAAATATTATCAAATTCATAATTTTTCTCCTTTTTTGTTTAAAAATTATTCTGTAAAACTTTTTTGTACATCATTATTAAATTCTTCTTCACATTCACGAATAATTTTCCCAATATCATGGCTATAAATAAAATCCCAGCCAATCCATTTGAAATTCTGATGTTCTTCTAAATGGTTATCCACATTTGGATTTGTTGATGGAAATTTTCCATTTGCAGAAAAAATTGTTCCAATTTCATTTGACATGAATAAGTCCATAAATGGCTTGATTTTATCTGCCTTAGATTTTTTTGTAATCATAAATATTGGGCTTAGCAAAGCTCCATCTTTTGGCCATACAGCCTCCAAATCTCCTGTTCCGTCAATCATTTGCGAAAAGAAGTATGGAATAATGCTGACAGCAGGGGCTTCTGGCGTCCGAGTTCTAGCTTTTACCATTTGAGCTGGATGCAGGCTCTTTTTGTATGAACGTGCTAATTTATGTATCCCATCCATTCCAAAATCTTTGTAAAGATTTGCAAGAAGGGCATTAAACAAGTCCAAATCAGCCATTGGCAATGCAACTGAATCTTCAAATTCTTCATTTAATAAGTCTGCCCAAGTTTCTGGTACTTTTCTGTCACCTAAAGAAGTCTTGTTTACTAAAAATATTGCTGGCACGACTCCCATTATTGCGTAACGCTTTTTAGGATCCCGCAAGTCAATAGTTTCGTTGCAGAAATCTTTATTCATATTTTCAAGGTGTGTTTCAAAAATACCATTTTCCATGTACTGCCCCATCAAATTTTTATCAAAAAATAGTTCAAATCCAGCCGAAAGCAATACATCTGAAACTTTATCAGGATTTCCTGTCTTAACTTTTTCTACAACCCAGTCAAGTCCTAAATTTGCTGATTTCAAGGTATACGAAATAGAATAGTCATTTTTTTCATTCTGTTCATTTACCCATTCCTTAATTCCTTCTAAAAGTGGTATTCTAATAGGGCAAGGCAGGACTCCTTCGATTATTAAGTCACTATTCTCATCAGCCTTGCTTTCATCCAGTGAAACATCAACATCTGCATCTTTTTTTAAAAATGTTTCCAATTTTTCAACAAAAAGATCCTGATTAATCTTTTTTGCCATAAGAGCTGTTTTCAAAGTAATATTTTTCCCCATAATCTTGAGCATTTGCTTATTCTTTAATTGCT includes:
- a CDS encoding ATP-binding cassette domain-containing protein, which encodes MKNNDLINKLTISELSKKYPFAENFFTENNLPVETFQDKTFHEFIVTFAEDKIEDFALDVEKIEESLVDYIEQMKLFLGMEEENSIDMLTIVAGQDKSGNKEGFERLDIYKSEIISIVGPTGSGKSRLLADIEWTAQKDTPTQRQILINGELPDKKWRYSSNNKLVAQLSQNMNFVMDLSVKEFLELHAQSRMIENIDETVEKIITAANNLAGEQFDLTTAITALSGGQSRALMIADTAILSSSPIVLIDEIENAGIDRKKALELLVSSDKIVLMATHDPTLALIADKRIIIKNGGISKIITTSPEEKKILKKLDEMDDIIQKMRSDLRKGEILKSDF
- a CDS encoding GTP-binding protein; the encoded protein is MNLIIFSGPPSSGKTSVILKTVEALKSQGMSVGVVKFDCLYTDDDKLYAKAGIPVKKGISGALCPDHFFVSNIEEVVQWGNSLGLSILITESAGLCNRCSPYIKDIKGVCVIDNLSGINTPKKIGPLLKAADIVIITKGDIVSQAEREVFASRVNSVNPKAVTMHVNGLTGQGAYELSTLLYEKELEIDSVQGMELRFPMPSALCSYCLGEKRIGEKYQMGNVRKMNLQQ
- a CDS encoding class I SAM-dependent methyltransferase, with the protein product MKFLNMKTGGGEFLLSLNHLKHNTSAIEGYQPNVELCKKVLLPLGIDFKEADGDEKLPFENEYFDIITNRHGAYNVTELKRVLKKDGIFITQQVGAENDRELVEMLLPKYKDLPYAEHYLNIKQQEISEQGFEILESGETFQPIKFFDTEALVWFAKIIEWEFPNFSVESHLDNLYKVQEIIESNGAVEGRIHRFYIVGKKI
- a CDS encoding ABC transporter substrate-binding protein, which translates into the protein MFSLDDTLYEIMNKYPEALDFFIANGFEQLKNKQMLKIMGKNITLKTALMAKKINQDLFVEKLETFLKKDADVDVSLDESKADENSDLIIEGVLPCPIRIPLLEGIKEWVNEQNEKNDYSISYTLKSANLGLDWVVEKVKTGNPDKVSDVLLSAGFELFFDKNLMGQYMENGIFETHLENMNKDFCNETIDLRDPKKRYAIMGVVPAIFLVNKTSLGDRKVPETWADLLNEEFEDSVALPMADLDLFNALLANLYKDFGMDGIHKLARSYKKSLHPAQMVKARTRTPEAPAVSIIPYFFSQMIDGTGDLEAVWPKDGALLSPIFMITKKSKADKIKPFMDLFMSNEIGTIFSANGKFPSTNPNVDNHLEEHQNFKWIGWDFIYSHDIGKIIRECEEEFNNDVQKSFTE
- a CDS encoding MFS transporter, which codes for MNLIDKNTKVYYISTFLLFLASTMPHSILTVLFLKKGLLMSQIVLMQSFFNLSMIIFEIPSGVMSDLYSRKKVYILSLLTLIITFFLIIFSKSLFWLSVAYTIYGLANALETGTLDVILINSLKNNETGLQKFLKYQKQISTFSSILGSGIGFLLYFKIGVNIYFISITLILINILLTVLFFSDENKKANENINFQIFKRHIAECISELKEKRVMKYYFIFFGIIQIFIQSHFQLWQKLFLDKGIGEKNFFVMYVLFQIIVIIAYNTNILLINMKKLYLLLISIFLMAITVIILKNNLIFTGIYLILCTIFFIINYYFEFNFNKILSKEKISAITSMKSFFSRIFSFGTLFVSSLLLRKISVVNLFVINVTVVIFVVMYLIFRINKSVRIKA